The genomic DNA TCGTAAACAACAAGCCGCTCCTCATCGACCTGGCCGCGATCAAGTTCCAGCTCGGGTTCCAGATGAAATTCAACCTGCTCTCCCTGGTCGGCGTGGCCCTGAGCCTCTACCTGTTCAGATGGTACCGGTAACACGGGGCGCTGCTCAATGAACTTCTTTGACGGGCCCGTGTCGGGCGTTGCCGAACAATGCAGCAAGGGAAAAATCTCGAGCAAAGAGATCGTTTCGCGCGCGCTCGGCCTTATTGCCGAACGCGACAAGGGCATCCATTCGTTCATCTCGGTCCAGCCCGAGGCCGCGCTCGCCCGCGCAGAAGAGCTTGACAAACTCCCTGCTCCGGCAAAAAACAAAATGCCCCTGTTCGGCATTCCGGTCGCGGTGAAAGACAACATCTGCACCGAGGGCACGGCCACCACCTGCGCCTCGAAGATCCTCGAAAATTTTATCCCGCCCTACAACGCAAGCGTCGTGGAGGCGCTCATTGCCGCAGGCGCCGTGATCGTGGGCAAGACCAACCTCGATGAATTCGCCATGGGCTCGAGCACCGAAAATTCATTTTTCGGCGTGACAAGAAATCCCAGCAACCCCGACTATATTCCCGGCGGATCGAGCGGCGGCAGCGCGGCCGCCGTTGCCGCGGGGTTCGTGCCGCTCGCGCTGGGATCGGACACCGGCGGCTCCATACGCCAGCCGTGCTGCCACTGCGGTGTTCCCGGGCTCAAGCCCACCTACGGCAGGGTGTCGCGCTACGGGCTCGTGGCGTTCGCGTCGTCGCTCGACCAGATCGGCCCGATCGCCGCCGACGTACGCGACCTCGGGCTGCTGCTTTCGGTGATATCCGGACCTGACAAACGCGACTCCACCTGCGCTGGCAAGCGGTTTGAAAACGATCCGCTTCTTTACAAGAGCGACATGAAGGGCCTCACCGTCGGCGTGCCCAAGGAATATTTCGGCGAGGGGCTGTCCGCGGAGGTGCGCCGCCTCATCGAATCGGCCATGGCGAAATTGAAAACCGCGGGCTGCGCCTTCGTCGACGTGTCCCTCCCCAACCTCGGGTACGGCATCGCCACCTACTACATCGTGTGCACGGCCGAGGCGTCGAGCAACCTCGCGCGTTACGACGGCGTCAAGTACGGGTATCGCGCGAAAGACCCGAAATCCCTCATCGACATGTACCAGACCACGCGGCGCGAGGGGTTCGGGCCGGAAGTAAAGCGCCGCATCATGCTCGGCACCTACGTGCTGTCGTCGGGCTACTACGACGCCTATTACCTCAAGGCGGCCCGGGTGCGCACGCTCATCGGCCGCGACTTCGACGGCGCGTTTACAAAATGCGACGCGGTGATCTCCCCGGTCTCCGCAACGCCCGCGTTCAGGATCGGCGAAAAAACCGACGATCCGCTCCAGATGTACCTCACCGACATCTACACCGTGTCCGCCAACCTCGCGGCTATCCCCGGCATCTCGGTCCCGTGCGGCAGCGCGGGCGGCCTTCCCGTGGGCGTGCAGTTCATGGCGCCAAAATGGCGGGAAGACACGCTGATCAGACTGGGGTTTACGGTGCAGGAATTGACGAAGAGTAAATAATATTAATAAAAATAGTATTGGAGGGGGAAGTCTCCCCCTGGCCCCCGGCTTCCGGCGCACCTTAATTGCTATTAATAAATTTTTTCAAGAGTGCGCCGGCGATCCGGGGGCACACCCCTCCTGGGTGCGGCCGGGTACCGTGATTTGCAGGATTCACCCATCCGCTGGGAGCACCCGCGGACGATTGCTAAAAAAGAATTTGCAAACGTCACCCTGGGCCTGTCAAGGGGTTGCTGTCGTCCAATAACCTGATTACTTTCCACGGCTGACTTGCGACAGACCTGTTTCCGCTCCCCTTTC from Chitinivibrionales bacterium includes the following:
- the gatA gene encoding Asp-tRNA(Asn)/Glu-tRNA(Gln) amidotransferase subunit GatA translates to MNFFDGPVSGVAEQCSKGKISSKEIVSRALGLIAERDKGIHSFISVQPEAALARAEELDKLPAPAKNKMPLFGIPVAVKDNICTEGTATTCASKILENFIPPYNASVVEALIAAGAVIVGKTNLDEFAMGSSTENSFFGVTRNPSNPDYIPGGSSGGSAAAVAAGFVPLALGSDTGGSIRQPCCHCGVPGLKPTYGRVSRYGLVAFASSLDQIGPIAADVRDLGLLLSVISGPDKRDSTCAGKRFENDPLLYKSDMKGLTVGVPKEYFGEGLSAEVRRLIESAMAKLKTAGCAFVDVSLPNLGYGIATYYIVCTAEASSNLARYDGVKYGYRAKDPKSLIDMYQTTRREGFGPEVKRRIMLGTYVLSSGYYDAYYLKAARVRTLIGRDFDGAFTKCDAVISPVSATPAFRIGEKTDDPLQMYLTDIYTVSANLAAIPGISVPCGSAGGLPVGVQFMAPKWREDTLIRLGFTVQELTKSK